In Humulus lupulus chromosome 7, drHumLupu1.1, whole genome shotgun sequence, the following are encoded in one genomic region:
- the LOC133788535 gene encoding syntaxin-71-like isoform X2 — protein MQKAEVALVEKNRASAAALNAEVRRAKARLIEEIPKLRKLAQKKVKGLSREYIEGRDDLVLALLGRIEEIPDGTINAAKQTGGWTTSGSHNNIKFDSSDGNLDSEFFQQTEESSQFRQEYDIRKMKQDQGLDFISEGLDTLKNLAHDMSEELDNQVPLVDEIDTKVDKATSDIKNTNVRLKQTLNQVRSSHNFCIDIILLCIILGIVSYLYNVLR, from the exons ATGCAGAAAGCAGAAGTAGCTTTGGTCGAGAAGAATAGGGCTTCCGCGGCTGCACTGAATGCTGAAGTTCGTCGGGCCAAGGCTCGGTTGATAGAGGAGATTCCTAAGCTTCGGAAATTGGCTCAGAAGAAG GTTAAAGGGCTGTCAAGAGAATATATAGAAGGTCGTGATGATCTAGTTCTTGCACTACTGGGGAGGATTGAAGAAATACCTGATGGGACAATTAATGCTGCCAAACAAACTGGGGGTTGGACAACGTCTGGATCTCATAATAATATTAAGTTTGACTCCTCAG ATGGAAATTTAGACAGTGAGTTTTTCCAACAAACTGAAGAATCAAGCCAATTTAGGCAGGAGTATGACATACGGAAAATGAAACAG GATCAAGGGCTTGATTTTATATCGGAAGGACTAGATACGCTGAAAAATTTGGCCCATGACATGAGTGAG GAACTGGACAACCAAGTGCCATTAGTCGATGAAATAGATACGAAG GTAGACAAGGCAACATCTGATATTAAGAATACCAATGTTAGGCTAAAGCAAACTCTTAACCAG GTGAGGTCTAGTCATAATTTCTGTATTGACATCATTCTGCTATGTATAATTCTGGGAATCGTTTCCTACTTGTACAA TGTGCTGAGATGA
- the LOC133788535 gene encoding syntaxin-71-like isoform X1, producing the protein MTVIDILFRVDSICNKYEKYDIEKQRELNGNGAEDPFARLYAAIERDIAAALLKAEVALVEKNRASAAALNAEVRRAKARLIEEIPKLRKLAQKKVKGLSREYIEGRDDLVLALLGRIEEIPDGTINAAKQTGGWTTSGSHNNIKFDSSDGNLDSEFFQQTEESSQFRQEYDIRKMKQDQGLDFISEGLDTLKNLAHDMSEELDNQVPLVDEIDTKVDKATSDIKNTNVRLKQTLNQVRSSHNFCIDIILLCIILGIVSYLYNVLR; encoded by the exons ATGACCGTTATCGACATTCTCTTCCGAGTGGATTCCATATGCAATAAGTACGAAAAGTATGATATCGAGAAGCAGCGCGAGCtcaacggcaatggagccgaagATCCCTTCGCTCGCCTCTATGCTGCCATCGAACGCGACATCGCTGCCGCTTTACTG AAAGCAGAAGTAGCTTTGGTCGAGAAGAATAGGGCTTCCGCGGCTGCACTGAATGCTGAAGTTCGTCGGGCCAAGGCTCGGTTGATAGAGGAGATTCCTAAGCTTCGGAAATTGGCTCAGAAGAAG GTTAAAGGGCTGTCAAGAGAATATATAGAAGGTCGTGATGATCTAGTTCTTGCACTACTGGGGAGGATTGAAGAAATACCTGATGGGACAATTAATGCTGCCAAACAAACTGGGGGTTGGACAACGTCTGGATCTCATAATAATATTAAGTTTGACTCCTCAG ATGGAAATTTAGACAGTGAGTTTTTCCAACAAACTGAAGAATCAAGCCAATTTAGGCAGGAGTATGACATACGGAAAATGAAACAG GATCAAGGGCTTGATTTTATATCGGAAGGACTAGATACGCTGAAAAATTTGGCCCATGACATGAGTGAG GAACTGGACAACCAAGTGCCATTAGTCGATGAAATAGATACGAAG GTAGACAAGGCAACATCTGATATTAAGAATACCAATGTTAGGCTAAAGCAAACTCTTAACCAG GTGAGGTCTAGTCATAATTTCTGTATTGACATCATTCTGCTATGTATAATTCTGGGAATCGTTTCCTACTTGTACAA TGTGCTGAGATGA